A single Lynx canadensis isolate LIC74 chromosome D2, mLynCan4.pri.v2, whole genome shotgun sequence DNA region contains:
- the LOC116738386 gene encoding translation initiation factor IF-2-like, with translation MAREAEDHRGRGKGARAAGPGAAPRGQARAAPGEGGGEVGRGGAGVGPSRRPRGRGRGRGPRTRYLPVQQGVVERGGGGGGVVWRRGQRQQRRQQGLAGGRPAGRPREQRGGGGLRRGQQHGRGRDPGAQPEQPGRAGHHPYPGRRRRRRRVCVHRPEERLPPPGLLLLLLLLPPPPREPGAHQHPASPRGRRRRGRRGRRAPEVRAGGGAGSGANSLGSAARPLAPPLPRAGSPSSRPPPAPSERGRPRRRRRPRGPGRARAPPPPPAVPRPYSRLRPPAPLDPQRRRGRRRRGGVWGVARARGPGSRGSRPRLPCGAGGRRVARTVRTEGPRARPGPGAESTRGGQRRPRRRRWSRAGLGARAGTAPAALCPD, from the coding sequence ATGGCTCGGGAAGCCGAGGACCACCGGGGGCGGGGAAAGGGCGCGCGAGCCGCAGGGCCAGGGGCCGCCCCCCGGGGCCAGGCGCGGGCCgcgcccggggagggggggggcgagGTGGGGcgaggtggggcgggggtggggcccagccgGCGaccccggggccggggccggggccgggggccgcGGACACGTTACCTGCCCGTGCAGCAAGGGGTAGTggagcgcggcggcggcggcggcggcgtggTCTGGCGCAGAGggcagcggcagcagcggcgGCAGCAGGGGCTCGCCGGGGGCCGGCCAGCCGGGCGGCCCCGGGAGcagcggggcggcggggggctgCGCCGCGGCCAGCAGCACGGGCGGGGGCGCGACCCCGGCGCCCAGCCGGAGCAGCCCGGCCGCGCCGGGCACCATCCATACccagggcggcggcggcggcggcggcgggtcTGCGTTCATCGGCCAGAGGAGAGGCTGCCGCCGccggggctgctgctgctgctgctgctgttgccgccgccgccgcgggagCCTGGCGCCCACCAGCATCCTGCATCCccgcgcgggcggcggcggcgggggcggcgggggcggcgggcgcCCGAGGTGCGGGCCGGCGGCGGCGCGGGCTCCGGAGCCAACTCACTTGGTTCCGCGGCGCGGCCGCTCGCTCCGCCCCTGCCCCGCGCGGGGAGCCCCTCctcccgcccgccgcccgccccctCCGAGCGCGGCCgccctcgccgccgccgccgcccccggggCCCCGGCCGGGCccgtgcgcccccccccccccccgcagtccCCCGCCCCTACTCGAGGCTGCGGCCGCCCGCGCCCCTGGACCCCCAGCGGCGGCGCGGGCGGAGGCGGcggggcggggtgtggggggtggcGCGGGCGCGCGGACCCGGGTCCCGCGGATCGCGCCCCCGGCTCCCGTGCGGCGCGGGAGGCCGCCGAGTGGCGCGGACGGTGCGCACGGAGGGGCCCCGAGCTCGGCCGGGCCCGGGAGCGGAATCCACGCGCGGCGGCCAGCGGAGGCCAAGGCGGCGGCGGTGGAGccgggcggggctgggggcgcgAGCAGGCACCGCGCCAGCCGCCCTCTGCCCGGATTAA